TTTTTGTTATAGATCAAACATGGTACTTTTCTTAATGATTATTTGTATGATTTTTTGTaacgcaaaatatttaattaaatacgaaACTTTTTTGTAATCATTTAAGTATACTCTTTATTTCCGAAACTTTGCtcaatttttgttataatgGATAAAGAGGATGATCGACGCCAAGGGCTGTCTAGATATTAAGTACCTAACTAAAAATACCTGAAAATCTAACACTTAACTGAATAGCTAtaaaacaaatggaaaaatgtaaatatctCTAACAAAAAAAGGACCTCTAACAGACTTTCGATTCACGTGAATTTCCACtcgaacaaaaacaaaaacaaaaaagtatatGATGCACATGGCTACCTActctacatatacatatattcgcCGTATATGAAtgttaagaatatatttacacatataaaacataatactaataatataatatacctaACTAAAAAATACATGGCACATGGTTtagcaaacatatttatttttatacgtGCGACGGATATAGAAGAGAAACTTAAACCAAATACtaaaccaaaaatatgtaactaaaaacaaacaaaaaacacaaaaaaaaaaaaacaaaaacacacgattcttttcagttcagttctttgtgtgtgtttttctcgTATTCGAAGAAGAATCCAAACTCAAAATGTTTTAAACGTTTTTCAAAATGTCTGATAGCGGGACCATTCTTTTAAGATTTACCATTGCTCTTTACACAGCAGACGGCGATCGAGTCCAGCTAGATAAGGGAAACAAGTCGAAATAGCAGATCGATAGAAGGGATCGATAGTCGATAACCAGATCGATAGTCAGGCCAGGGCTGGAGACGGTGGGCAAAGGGCAGTGGTAAATGCGCTTAGCAGTAAGGTACCAAATTATCAGCTGAAATTGGGATCATAGCTTTATTAAGGTAGTCAATACTCGTAATTAACTACTGTAGTTGGTAACCACAAATCATctgacaacacacacatgcatacacatgcaagttatgtgtgtgagtgtgtgtgtgtgcgtcagcatgtgtctgtgtgtgtatgtgtaaagGCCGCATTAGCCATATTCGataaaatggaataaaactaaaaataaaaagaaaaaataaatattatatttaatctattattactattatgtACTCTTAGCTGCAGTAAATActcaacaaatacatatacatatacatatacatatacataaccaatatgtacatatacatacatgcatatatagtaCTGTTATATATGAATATCGAACAAATTGAAACGCTCAAAGCGAATAGGCAAAAAAAGAGTTATAATCACTTCTAAatgtaaagaaaacaaaatataataaaaaattaaaatcaaagttAGGCATAGGTCCGAATAGAGGTCCTTTTGCATATCCTTCAGTTACTAGCGCAATGAACTTGTTATAATATCTCTGTTACTTAACGTACAATACATTCAAGCATATGTCTTAACGTTATTAGCAACAATGATTACCGTAGTAttgtagcaacaacagcaacaaaaacaaatattacgcatacgcctaTTAATAAGAAGAAGATTTTCTGGCTCCATATATACGAAGGTATTTATAGGAATATTAATgatgcacaaaaaaaaaaaaaaaagaaactaaaaacgATAGCATGGTTTTCCTATCGCCATATCTTTTTCGATTTTCAGTagtcaaaatataataataataataatgataatattattataactatacatacaaaatatgtgtatacaaatatatgagTTAAAAGCAATCATtacatttaaagaaataaaactaTTATGGAATacaaatgataaataatacatatgtaatacttaaccaagcaaaaacaaaaaaaaaaaaacctaactAAAAGTATGTGAgttttgtgtaaataaaaagtgaatataaaataataaataaagataacCTATACTTTAAAAACTAGCACAACATTGATACATTCCTAAAAAGTCGAAATACCATTCAGCACGCTAAActgtaaataattttgtgtttcatttttcgATCTAAACTTACAATGCCTCAGCAAAGAACTTATACTATTATATGATGAAGTAATTACTTaatatctttttaattttcctaCTAAGTTCCAActcaagcaaatatttaatatgcgtAAAATTATCGGCTGAGGTCTGTGCTTATTACGAAATACcttcaagaatatatataataacacCATATGacttttaatatactaataaaaatattattattaaacctAAAGCAAAATGAGTTTAAATTGTTAACATATCGATAACGCAATTATCGAACCGCAAGCTGACTTTACAGCGCTGCTAATTAACAGCGCTGCAACATTACCATTTCGAGCTTAACATTAACAGCTGTTGCAGTGTGCGCGCTTCCCAAGCGAATACCATTGTGTACGTTGCACGCTGACTGTCAGTTTATTGTAAGTagctgcacaacaaaaaagtaataattttctgcgttttcgtttgcttaagaatttcacaataattaattaaacatgcGCAAAGTCGCTGAGTGCTAAGAAGTgtattgcaaatttgcaaatgaattaaatgaaattagcaacagcagcacgtTTAGATTGTGCGAGAGGCtactctgtgtatgtgtgtgtgaagtttTTGCTCATGGCGTTGCCATGCAAGCAGCGGCAACTTAAGAGACTGCTaacgccgctgccgctgctactgttgttgggatatttgttgttggtgcatagcagaagaaaaataaaaagaccATGATTAATATTGGAATGTTTTTGGTCAAGTGACAGTGACACACTAATCTAAAACGAGGGCTATCTAGAGCAACAAACCGACCGCCTGACCATCAAAACTGCAGCCCCGCCCCACTGAATATATTCAAGTGTCTTTACCTTACCCCCTCCCACTCTTTGCCTTTAACCAAATTAAGCAACAGcgttccacacacacacactgagacacacacaccttTACACCCACTTGCCGATTGTGTCGTGCTTggacttaattaattttgcacaaTAATAATCTAAGCGCCAGCGAGCTGTGTAAATAAAAGCAGTAGTCGCAGAGAATGATGACAAAGTGAAGGAGGAGGGGGAATCTTATCGCTCGACACACGACACAAAAAACACTTGGTGATGTTGAGGCGGCGCACACAGGGAAAGGGGAGTGGCAGCATCTCGTTATCAAAGTGTTTTGTGCATATTTGCGAATACACTAAAAACGTAACTGTTTCTTAAAGAAGTTTGGGAGAAGGAAAACGGGAATTGAATTGTGTCTGAAATTGGCTCTGCATAATGATAGTTTAAGCTAAAGATTGGCATAAATGAATAGCCAAATGATAGCTCTTCGAAAGTAGCTTTACCTTCCGATtaaaactgttttgctttaatctTTTGATTATGACAACATTCCTTTATTTCTGTCTGACCATAAAAAAACTTCTATCTTCAACTGATAGCTTCTCCTATATATAGAATGCTCATGGTATTCACTGATGGAAGACTGAAATTGGAGCCAAGCatagcttaaaaattatatttcagaAATAATTGCCTAAAGAAGTACAGAAAAAAGCGCTTGAACCTCTCTAAACTCAGGCAATGTTTATGGTAGATAAGTTTATCCACATTTGTCTTGTGCCTGTTAAagtaatttcatattttcccTTTAGCCGCAATACTGATATTCTTTGTTGAATTGCCATCTGACTGAGAGACTGTAATTTCAAAAAGATTTTAATAGTTGATAAGAATAAAAATCCGAGCTGCAATTGGGTCAAATACAGCTCCAAAGTTGTCAAGAAAGGGCGAACAAAACTGCCGGGGAGAACTCTGCCTACTAAATAACTAATCAATCTCTTTTCATGTTTCATTTTGCAGCTCCTTgagctttttttgttgtacggcgcttggggcagcagcagcagcaccataTACAGCAGCCAGTGTTGCAGCAGTTATTGTTGAACGATACGCCAGCGCCATGCACATAGAAACCGCGACGAGTTGTCAACCAAAACGAGCAAGTGCCAAAAATCGCAGCGTGCCGTTAGCGTGAGCTAACTTTTCAAAACGACTTTAAGAGCGACACAATTTTTGGCCAGCTGAAATCGAAAAAAGACACTCagcagagaaagaaaaagagagagagagaaattgGAGACATCGTGGAGAGACGCCCGCCCCCCAAGAAACCTAGTCAAGACGCTTAGcagttgcatttatttttgttatttacgATTGTAAGCCGCACCGCATTTTCCAGCCATGGGCAACAAGAACTCGTGCTGTGCCTACTCAAGTCCACAATCCGATCGCAAGTCCAAGGATATACCGCCCGTCTTCGAGGAGCGTCATCAGTTGCCGCACACATCACAGCATCAACTCGATGGCCATCATGGCGGCGGCAGTGGCAATGTGGCGATGTCCgtgcatcatcagcagcatcatcaacacCATCACTCACATCATCAACCCGGCGGCGCTGGTGATAACTATGAGAATCAACAGAATCTGCAACACATTTCTGAGCGTGAAGCGCTCGAGGGCGAAGAGGATCCATCGGTAGATCCCACGGCTGCCACCATGTTTCTGGAGCGCTCCAAAGTGGAAAATGGCGGCATGACACGTAAACGTTCTCAGCATCAAATTGCCCAACAACAAGGTGGCAGCAGCAcaggaggaggcggaggaggcgCAAATACACCGGGTGCGAATAGTTCGGGAACGGGAACTGGCGGCCTCAAGAAGAGCTCGTCGTGCTCGACCATCTATTTGGATGACAGCACTGTGTCGCAGCCGAATTTAAAGAACACAGTCAAGTGTGTTTCGCTGGCCATTTACTATCACATCAAGAATCGTCAGTCGGATCGTCGTTTGGACATATTCGATGAAAAGCTGCATCCGTTGACGCACGATCATGTGCCGGATAATTATGACACTCAGAATCCCGAACATCGACAGATCTACAAGTTTGTGCGCACACTGTTCAATGCCGCCCAATTGACGGCCGAGTGTGCAATCATCACGCTAGTCTATCTGGAGCGTCTGCTCACCTATGCGGAACTCGATGTGGGGCCATGCAACTGGAAGCGCATGGTGTTGGGTATGTGAAAGCCAGACTCATTCAATCATCAGTCGTTAAAGTAAAGAGTAACGAGAACTTAGggaattaaatataacaagtaGATAAAGTCGTTAATGTAACGAGTGACGAGAACTTGGGGAAATAAGTATAACAagtagttaaaaaaaaaaaaaatgcttaaatagGGTTCCTTCCAAAGGTTTCTTTGAACTAGTATTATAATATGCATGCAAAACTCGTTCAATCATCAGTACTTAAAGTAACGAGTAACGAACTTAATACAGTATaacaaatagataaataaaaatgtttaaatattctatCCTAAGCCATTTCGAACTGCTTCTCATTCAATAATAAGTCTTAAAGTagcattttataattaattttctgtaGTTTATGCGTCAGAATCTCCTGTCATACTCATCTACAGCGTTACTAATAGGTTAAACAATTATAAACTTCT
This window of the Drosophila albomicans strain 15112-1751.03 chromosome 2L, ASM965048v2, whole genome shotgun sequence genome carries:
- the LOC117564778 gene encoding cyclin-Y-like protein 1, whose product is MGNKNSCCAYSSPQSDRKSKDIPPVFEERHQLPHTSQHQLDGHHGGGSGNVAMSVHHQQHHQHHHSHHQPGGAGDNYENQQNLQHISEREALEGEEDPSVDPTAATMFLERSKVENGGMTRKRSQHQIAQQQGGSSTGGGGGGANTPGANSSGTGTGGLKKSSSCSTIYLDDSTVSQPNLKNTVKCVSLAIYYHIKNRQSDRRLDIFDEKLHPLTHDHVPDNYDTQNPEHRQIYKFVRTLFNAAQLTAECAIITLVYLERLLTYAELDVGPCNWKRMVLGAILLASKVWDDQAVWNVDYCQILKDITVEDMNELERQFLELLQFNINVPSSVYAKYYFDLRTLAEANELNFPTEPLSKERAQKLEAMSRVMQDKVTAEALKNGIKKWSSMDNISQGGPRRSVAILS